The Mangifera indica cultivar Alphonso chromosome 8, CATAS_Mindica_2.1, whole genome shotgun sequence genome has a window encoding:
- the LOC123222667 gene encoding uncharacterized protein LOC123222667, which produces MGSDNPHNSPGLNISSTQSIRSFLLSASKDPQLSPQLQQLALNLTSLSTLPYKSIRNIWLASSPSARPELLHLFSGSEFVLNSPKPREKSEELKARLRKLAEIAERNEYRELVKDIMPNNEQNEPFSSYKDQLGFGLHVALTMFTGYLVGYAAFRALFSQSPAMSAAGGILGLVFGMLVETFLFIIRSSSQDLQLSSSASKQKKTQ; this is translated from the exons ATGGGCTCCGACAACCCACATAACTCACCTGGACTCAATATCTCAAGCACCCAATCGATTCGCTCTTTTCTTCTCTCCGCTTCCAAAGATCCTCAGCTCTCACCACAATTACAACAACTCGCTCTCAATCTCACCTCTCTAAGTACTCTTCCCTACAAGTCCATACGAAATATATGGCTGGCATCATCTCCGTCGGCCCGACCCGAATTGCTCCACCTGTTCTCTGGATCCGAGTTCGTCTTAAACAGCCCCAAACCTAGAGAGAAG aGTGAAGAATTGAAGGCTAGATTGAGGAAATTAGCAGAAATAGCTGAGAGGAATGAGTATCGAGAGCTTGTTAAGGATATTATGCCCAACAATGAACAAAATGAGCCTTTCTCTTCTTACAAAGATCAGCTTGGTTttg GTTTACATGTTGCACTTACAATGTTTACTGGCTATTTGGTTGGATATGCTGCATTCAGAGCATTGTTTAGCCAGAGTCCTGCCATG AGTGCTGCTGGAGGCATTCTTGGATTGGTTTTCGGCATGCTTGTAGaaacatttctttttattattagaagTTCAAGTCAAGATCTTCAATTATCTTCTTCTGCTTCCAAGCAAAAGAAAACTCAGTAG
- the LOC123222361 gene encoding cinnamoyl-CoA reductase-like SNL6: MAPAAYDFHYTPNTVCVMEASGHLGSTLVQRLLQRGYTVHVVIQNNGHLKLNKLCGDYNKKLKIFKADPFDYHSIVEALRGCSGLFYTFEAPQDQTTYDEFTAEEEVRAAHNVLEACAQTEKIDKVVFTSSATAVFWRDDHNSTSSYFDERHWSDINFCRKYKLWYGLAKTLAEKTAWALAMDRGLNMVSINGGLLMTPDLSIRNQYLKGALEMYEDGIFVTADIDFLVDSHICVFEDASSYGRYLCFNSVLNKPEDAFKFASMITHCAPSLPPSSNEQETRIIQPKISSKKLNKLMLESGSRSQR, from the exons ATGGCACCTGCAGCTTATGATTTTCATTATACACCGAACACAGTGTGTGTAATGGAAGCCTCCGGCCACCTCGGCTCCACCCTGGTTCAGCGGCTTCTCCAAAGAGGTTACACCGTCCACGTTGTTATTCAAAACAATG gccatttgaaattgaataaactTTGTGGCGATTATAACAAGAAGCTGAAGATTTTTAAAGCGGACCCGTTTGATTATCACAGCATTGTTGAAGCGTTGAGAGGTTGTTCTGGTTTGTTTTACACGTTTGAGGCTCCACAAGATCAAACCACATATGAT GAATTTACTGCTGAAGAGGAAGTGAGAGCGGCTCACAATGTGCTAGAAGCCTGCGCACAAACAGAAAAAATCGACAAAGTTGTATTCACATCTTCAGCAACTGCTGTTTTCTGGAGAGACGACCACAATTCAACTTCATCATATTTCGATGAAAGACATTGGAGTGATATTAACTTTTGTCGAAAATATAAG TTGTGGTACGGCCTGGCAAAGACACTGGCGGAGAAGACAGCTTGGGCGTTGGCGATGGATAGGGGGTTGAATATGGTGAGTATCAATGGAGGATTGTTGATGACTCCGGATTTGTCAATAAGGAATCAGTATTTGAAAGGAGCATTAGAGATGTACGAAGATGGAATATTCGTGACAGCCGATATAGATTTCTTGGTTGACTCCCACATATGTGTTTTCGAAGATGCTTCATCTTATGGGCGATATTTATGCTTTAACAGCGTTCTTAATAAGCCTGAAGACGCCTTCAAGTTCGCTTCCATGATAACACATTGCGCGCCTTCGTTACCTCCGAGCAGCAATGAGCAAGAGACGAGGATCATTCAACCGAAAATAAGCAGCAAGAAATTGAACAAGTTGATGTTGGAGTCCGGGAGTCGATCACAGAGATGA
- the LOC123224387 gene encoding zinc finger CCCH domain-containing protein 12-like isoform X1: MNYSRDSSEDVVHTVVGNAPPDTCIPNPSDSLVWATEDDYRAWNDTSVDTPSNSNSNYQSQRSGNEQQLNKKSRNNTQDANSKSKAIGKMFFKTKLCCKFRNGTCPYVTNCNFAHSIEELRRPPPNWQEIVAAHEEERAGSNDVQREEFQIPSLGSSNFVAETQRSHKGRHCKKFYTEEGCPYGDNCTFLHDEQSKNRESAAISLGPGGYGGGSGGAAVVVAGAGAAAGGNNGGSNVKPSNWKTRICNKWELTGYCPFGNKCHFAHGVQELHRYGGGLVDSETKDSSDAHSDSKQRGVPSKIPADTVVASVISVPHADVYHIGVPSQRSSVAIQWPGQGSYQKWKGPDKISRIYGDWIDDVE; encoded by the exons ATGAATTATAGTCGAGATTCAAGCGAGGACGTGGTACACACCGTTGTGGGAAATGCGCCTCCCGATACTTGTATTCCAAATCCATCTGATTCCTTAGTTTGGGCCACCGAAGATGACTACCGAGCTTGGAACGACACGTCGGTTGACACTCCCTCTAACTCCAACTCAAATTACCAGTCTCAAAGGTCCGGCAATGAGCAACAGCTGAATAAAAAGTCAAGAAACAACACTCAAGATGCCAATTCTAAATCCAAGGCTATCGGCAAAATGTTTTTCAAGACTAAACTTTGTTGTAAATTTCGCAATGGAACTTGCCCTTATGTTACTAACTGCAACTTTGCTCATAGTATAGAAGAGCTTCGACGCCCGCCACCCAACTGGCAGGAGATTGTTGCTGCTCATGAAGAAGAGAGAGCGGGTTCTAACGATGTCCAAAGAGAGGAGTTTCAAATTCCCTCTTTGGGGTCGTCTAATTTTGTTGCGGAAACTCAAAGATCACATAAAGGGAGGCATTGCAAGAAGTTCTATACCGAGGAGGGATGCCCCTATGGAGATAATTGCACTTTCTTGCACGACGAGCAGAGTAAGAATAGAGAAAGTGCGGCAATAAGTTTGGGTCCTGGAGGCTATGGTGGTGGTAGTGGTGGAGCTGCTGTAGTTGTAGCTGGAGCTGGGGCTGCTGCTGGTGGAAACAACGGAGGGTCAAATGTGAAGCCTTCTAATTGGAAGACGAGGATTTGTAACAAGTGGGAACTTACTGGTTATTGCCCGTTCGGGAATAAATGTCATTTTGCACATGGCGTTCAAG AATTACACCGATATGGAGGTGGCCTTGTTGACTCGGAAACTAAAGATTCTTCTGATGCTCATTCTGACTCAAAGCAGCGAGGAGTGCCTTCAAAAATTCCTGCAGATACTGTTGTTGCATCAGTCATTTCAGTTCCTCATGCAGATGTTTATCATATTGGAGTTCCATCACAGAGGTCATCTGTTGCAATCCAGTGGCCAGGGCAAGGATCTTATCAAAAATGGAAGGGTCCAGACAAAATCAGTAGAATATATGGTGACTGGATTGATGATGTTGAATAG
- the LOC123224387 gene encoding zinc finger CCCH domain-containing protein 12-like isoform X2, protein MNYSRDSSEDVVHTVVGNAPPDTCIPNPSDSLVWATEDDYRAWNDTSVDTPSNSNSNYQSQRSGNEQQLNKKSRNNTQDANSKSKAIGKMFFKTKLCCKFRNGTCPYVTNCNFAHSIEELRRPPPNWQEIVAAHEEERAGSNDVQREEFQIPSLGSSNFVAETQRSHKGRHCKKFYTEEGCPYGDNCTFLHDEQSKNRESAAISLGPGGYGGGSGGAAVVVAGAGAAAGGNNGGSNVKPSNWKTRICNKWELTGYCPFGNKCHFAHGVQVTRAFSKKTLFCSAFLIKDEVLWPCLRQSHWNLILRGVSL, encoded by the exons ATGAATTATAGTCGAGATTCAAGCGAGGACGTGGTACACACCGTTGTGGGAAATGCGCCTCCCGATACTTGTATTCCAAATCCATCTGATTCCTTAGTTTGGGCCACCGAAGATGACTACCGAGCTTGGAACGACACGTCGGTTGACACTCCCTCTAACTCCAACTCAAATTACCAGTCTCAAAGGTCCGGCAATGAGCAACAGCTGAATAAAAAGTCAAGAAACAACACTCAAGATGCCAATTCTAAATCCAAGGCTATCGGCAAAATGTTTTTCAAGACTAAACTTTGTTGTAAATTTCGCAATGGAACTTGCCCTTATGTTACTAACTGCAACTTTGCTCATAGTATAGAAGAGCTTCGACGCCCGCCACCCAACTGGCAGGAGATTGTTGCTGCTCATGAAGAAGAGAGAGCGGGTTCTAACGATGTCCAAAGAGAGGAGTTTCAAATTCCCTCTTTGGGGTCGTCTAATTTTGTTGCGGAAACTCAAAGATCACATAAAGGGAGGCATTGCAAGAAGTTCTATACCGAGGAGGGATGCCCCTATGGAGATAATTGCACTTTCTTGCACGACGAGCAGAGTAAGAATAGAGAAAGTGCGGCAATAAGTTTGGGTCCTGGAGGCTATGGTGGTGGTAGTGGTGGAGCTGCTGTAGTTGTAGCTGGAGCTGGGGCTGCTGCTGGTGGAAACAACGGAGGGTCAAATGTGAAGCCTTCTAATTGGAAGACGAGGATTTGTAACAAGTGGGAACTTACTGGTTATTGCCCGTTCGGGAATAAATGTCATTTTGCACATGGCGTTCAAG TAACTCGGGCTTTCAGTAAAAAGACTTTGTTTTGCTCAGCATTCCTCATCAAGGATGAAGTACTATGGCCTTGTTTGCGTCAGTCTCATTGGAATTTAATATTGAGAGGTGTTTCTTTATAG
- the LOC123222347 gene encoding RING-H2 finger protein ATL29-like produces the protein MNPPSKLSKLSHLHTNILHWFLLLLLLNRVTIITPPQQPPFDCYFLIHAKTQGRIFPLSGHPSMSSHHPYPQPPDNYSSPPVVIFLTVTLLVFFFVGFFVIYFCRCFMENIFNSMNNRSSPSGNVVGSSFVNQGLDPALVQSFPTFEYSTVKDFCPEKYGLECAVCLAEFEDDNMLRLLTVCYHAFHQECIDLWLGSHKTCPVCRRDLDLPNISIEKSPPLVRSNSMNDISNVSLEDAVSIVIKEDEGEECRGESVEQGAQNNTIFKQSERGEKFVKFSRCHTTGHSILRTRQEEDRHTLRLPDHVKKKLLRRHNWTGSFIAFGHFSHPTPTRNGGFGEVTGSPAGDINRV, from the coding sequence ATGAATCCCCCTTccaaattaagtaaactatcacATTTGCACACAAACATATTGCATTGGTTTCTTCTTTTGCTGCTCTTAAACCGAGTAACAATTATCACACCACCACAACAGCCACCTTTTGATTGTTATTTTCTCATCCATGCTAAGACTCAAGGCCGGATTTTTCCACTCTCCGGCCACCCTTCAATGTCGTCACATCATCCTTACCCTCAGCCACCAGATAATTATTCATCCCCTCCAgtggtaatttttttaactgTAACTCTTCTTGTGTTTTTCTTCGTGGGATTTTTTGTCATATACTTTTGTAGGTGTTTcatggaaaatatttttaactcaaTGAATAATCGAAGTAGTCCCTCAGGGAATGTCGTTGGTTCTTCCTTTGTAAATCAAGGACTTGATCCTGCACTTGTACAATCTTTTCCCACATTTGAATACTCAACTGTTAAAGATTTTTGTCCTGAAAAGTATGGTTTGGAATGTGCTGTTTGCTTGGCAGAGTTTGAGGATGACAATATGCTGAGGCTTTTAACAGTTTGTTACCATGCTTTCCATCAAGAATGTATTGATCTTTGGCTTGGTTCTCATAAAACCTGCCCGGTTTGCCGTAGGGATCTTGATTTACCCaacatttcaattgaaaaatctcCACCGCTTGTGCGTAGCAATTCCATGAATGACATTAGTAATGTTTCTTTAGAAGATGCAGTGAGCATTGTTATTAAAGAAGATGAAGGGGAAGAATGCAGAGGGGAAAGTGTTGAGCAAGGGGCTCAAAATAATACCATATTTAAACAGAGTGAAAGAGGTGAAAAATTTGTGAAGTTTTCAAGGTGCCACACAACAGGACACTCAATACTTAGAACAAGACAAGAGGAAGATAGGCATACGTTGAGATTGCCAGATCATGTGAAGAAAAAACTATTAAGAAGGCACAATTGGACAGGAAGTTTTATTGCATTTGGCCATTTCTCACACCCAACACCCACCAGAAATGGAGGTTTTGGTGAGGTTACAGGGTCTCCTGCTGGAGACATCAATAGAGTATAa